A stretch of DNA from Desulfosarcina ovata subsp. ovata:
AGAGATGCGGAGTTTCAATCCTTGTTTTGTTGGATCGGTTTCTTCAACAGACCTTGGAGACCGTTACCGGTTTCCCCAATCGGGTTTCAATCCTTGTTTTGTTGGATCGGTTTCTTCAACACCAAGCTGGTATGTGGCCCGAAGAGAAGTACCAAGTTTCAATCCTTGTTTTGTTGGATCGGTTTCTTCAACCCATCATCAGATGCTGTAAAGACTGCGTTGGATCTGTTTCAATCCTTGTTTTGTTGGATCGGTTTCTTCAACATGACCGGTGCCGAGGTGGTTTCCGGGGCGGTTAAGTTTCAATCCTTGTTTTGTTGGATCGGTTTCTTCAACCATTGTTATCAAGGGGGATAGGGTTAAACTGATACCGTTTCAATCCTTGTTTTGTTGGATCGGTTTCTTCAACACTTTTGCTGGATAAACGGTTGAGAAAAACCTTACCAGTTTCAATCCTTGTTTTGTTGGATCGGTTTCTTCAACCTTTGAATCCTGTAACCCGGTGTAATACAATGCGGGTTTCAATCCTTGTTTTGTTGGATCGGTTTCTTCAACCCTTATTTGCGGGATGCTGATGGTCGGCCATTGGTACGTTTCAATCCTTGTTTTGTTGGATCGGTTTCTTCAACACCTCCATGCCAATAACCAGCATTAAAGGCATACCGGTTTCAATCCTTGTTTTGTTGTAAACGGTCACGGGGCTATTAGCTGAAGAGAGGCTTAGATCCAACTCACATCAACAGAGATGCCTGCAAAGTAACATTCCAGGCATTCGACCAGAAACGGGAATGTGGCTTTATCTCTCAGTCGGCAGGTTTCTTTTACAGACAAGATTCGTTCGACCCAGCGGTTGCCTTTGTCGCTTTGCGTTCCCAGACTACATTTGCGCCATAGCACGCCAAAGCGCAGAGAGCGTTCGGCACGGTTGTTGGTGGGTTCGACGCCATCATGTTCGAGAAAGGTCCACAATGCGTCAATTTCTCGTATTATTTGCCTGGCCAGGCGTCCGGCATCATCGGTGTCGTCTTCAAAAAGGCTGAGGATGAGCAACAAGGAGTTATAAAAACGCTCCCATTTTAAAGGTGGCGGTTTGTTTTTTGAAAATTCGATCAGGGTATTCAAATGTGCCAAAATTAACTTGCCGCCTCGCCTTTCGTTGAGTTTTCTACTCTCGATTAACGCCTTGGCCTTTCGGATCAAATGGGCCAGGCAGGTTTGCCGGCCATGGACCCATTTGCAATAAAGGCCATAACCGTCGCTGATCAAGATGCCTTTCCAGTCGGCGATCAGTTCGAGAAAGGCCTGTTTGGATCTTTTCGGATCGATGCGGAAAAAGGCCACCATCGTATTGACCATTACCCAGAGCCATTGCAGATTGTGTTTTTCAAACCAGCTGGTTTCATCGATGAAGTTGCACTCACTGCTGCGGGCCACCTGGCCGATACGCTCATAGGTGGAGGCAATGGCCTCGGAAGCGCGGTCGATAACCTTTTGGATCGTGCCGGTGGCGATTTTGATATCAAACACGGAGTGGACCAGTTGCTGCACATTTCTCCGACTCATGGCCTTGATGCCACTCAGTTCGGCGATAAACGCACAAAACCGCGGGCCGTAGCCGGTGCTAAACGCCTCCGGAACCTGTGCTTTGACAATCTTGCCGCACCGAGGGCATTGACCTTGGTGCAGAACAAAATGGGTGATGTCCATCTCGATTTCAGGCAATTCGATATGTTGGTGAGTATGAAAGGGTCGCAGATTATCCCAATCTGATGAATGGAGACCGCAACCGCAGCACTTGGGCATCACATTTTGAGTATTGTTGGGCGTTAGCAGCATTTGCCCATGCCCCGGGTGTCCTTTTTGTCCGCCCGGTTTGCGCTCGCCTTTGGGCTTTTCGCGTTTGGGTTTGTTATAGGGCGGATCGGATGAGGGCGGTTTGCTGGAGTTGGTCGAGTTTTGGCGTTTTTGCTTTTCAAGCTTCTCGTTGTTTTTCTCCAGCTTGTCGTTTTGAGTTTTAATCGCCCGCAGCTCATCTTCCAGAGAAACGATGTACTGGCGTACCGGTTCAGCAGTAGCTTGCCAATCGGCATCTGAAATGGGTCTATCGGACTTCATGAAAAGCACGATAGCATACCAGAAATGGAAAGTCTAGATATTTTTAATTATTTCAACAAGTTATTGATTTTGTATGGGAATGTTGAAATTACGAGAGGTTAGCGGAGCGAAAAAAGTGCGCCGGATTGAGCGCCCAATATACCCCGTGAACGCTTACGTTTTGTTGGATCGGTTTCTTCAACGACCTCACCACCGCAACCATTTCCAAGGAAATGTTGTTTCAATCCTTGTTTTGTTGGATCGGTTTCTTCAACAATGGATAGTTGTGGTATCGGAACCCGAGTACAAAGTTTCAATCCTTGTTTTGTTGGATCGGTTTCTTCAACTGCTATTATCGAGCACGACGCCCAGCATTAATGGGGTTTCAATCCTTGTTTTGTTGGATCGGTTTCTTCAACCGGTTTTTCGTTCAAAGTACCCGCAATCTAACATCAGTTTCAATCCTTGTTTTGTTGGATCGGTTTCTTCAACTATGATGCTGATGGGTTGTTTGTCCCTGAAGTTGGGTTTCAATCCTTGTTTTGTTGGATCGGTTTCTTCAACCTACTTCACTTGAAATGGGAAGATAAATGTAATCATGTTTCAATCCTTGTTTTGTTGGATCGGTTTCTTCAACCAGGCCAGCTCAAAGATGGCATCCAAGATCTTCGAGTTTCAATCCTTGTTTTGTTGGATCGGTTTCTTCAACGACTTGGCCTCATGGGAGTCCATGAATGGTTGCTCGTTTCAATCCTTGTTTTGTTGGATCGGTTTCTTCAACATGACGCACAGTGATGAAAGCCAATTCAAAGGGATGTTTCAATCCTTGTTTTGTTGGATCGGTTTCTTCAACTCAAGCACTTAACACCTCGCGTAGATCAGAGGGAATGTTTCAATCCTTGTTTTGTTGGATCGGTTTCTTCAACCCCCTAAGGGCTCAGCCCTGTACGCGTTCCTCAAGTTTCAATCCTTGTTTTGTTGGATCGGTTTCTTCAACAAGGAAACCTACAATGAGGTCGTTGAAGCTCGCGTGTTTCAATCCTTGTTTTGTTGGATCGGTTTCTTCAACACGTAAGGAGATTGGTGAACCATGGAGATGATCAAGTTTCAATCCTTGTTTTGTTGGATCGGTTTCTTCAACTTATGGCATGGATAGAGAAAGGTGTTCATGACACGTTTCAATCCTTGTTTTGTTGGATCGGTTTCTTCAACAAGAAATCTACGCCGGGATCCTATCCGGTAAATACGTTTCAATCCTTGTTTTGTTGGATCGGTTTCTTCAACCCTTTGAATCCTGTAACCCGGTGTAATACAATGCGGGTTTCAATCCTTGTTTTGTTGGATCGGTTTCTTCAACCCGAACGGTCAACACCCGCATCGAGCCACATTTTGGGTTTCAATCCTTGTTTTGTTGGATCGGTTTCTTCAACCCATCTTTCTTGTCCTGCCAGCGGATCTTCCACAGTTTCAATCCTTGTTTTGTTGGATCGGTTTCTTCAACTAAGTATAAAGAATGTATGGAGTATTATGGATTATGTTTCAATCCTTGTTTTGTTGGATCGGTTTCTTCAACAATCTTCAGACTGCATCCTGGGAGGGAACCTATTAGTTTCAATCCTTGTTTTGTTGGATCGGTTTCTTCAACCTTATGGAATTGGCTGATCGTGCTACGGCTGAGTTGTTTCAATCCTTGTTTTGTTGGATCGGTTTCTTCAACACCGACTGTTTGTTATCAGATTATCACTTCTCTATGGTTTCAATCCTTGTTTTGTTGGATCGGTTTCTTCAACGTTTTGCTGGATAAAGGGTTGAAAAAAACCTTACCAGTTTCAATCCTTGTTTTGTTGGATCGGTTTCTTCAACTAGCAGTCGTTAACGCATTAAAACCTTGCCGTTCCCAGTTTCAATCCTTGTTTTGTTGGATCGGTTTCTTCAACCTGATAAATGGGCTGCAGAACTTCAAGCGTATAGTTGTTTCAATCCTTGTTTTGTTGGATCGGTTTCTTCAACTTGATACTTGGGGCTGGAATCGAACCGACATGAAATGTTTCAATCCTTGTTTTGTTGGATCGGTTTCTTCAACCTTTGAATCCTGTAACCCGGTGTAATACAATGTGGGTTTCAATCCTTGTTTTGTTGGATCGGTTTCTTCAACGCCGATTTTTGAATTTGCTCCTGTTTTTCAGTATGTTGTCTGTTTTCTTCCCGACCATTATAAAGCAAAATTTTACTTTTTTTACCCATTCAGCCATGGGATCACACCTCGGCAAAGTATGTTTAACATTCAGATATCAGGAGGTTTTTGTTCTAAATATTCCTTTCGCAAATATTTCTGTAACAACAATCCGGACAACGCCGCTTATATCGGGTAGGTTGGGGATACCTGCAGCGGCCAATTACATTCCACAATCCTTCGATGGTTTTGTCAAGTTCCTTGAAATCGGTATCCGCAAGAGAGACCTCTACCAACTTGTTACGACTGCGGGTATACACGATAAAGCCCCTGTTAACCGGAACATTAAAATTATCCTGGATCAATCTACCATAAAAAACCAACTGCATTCGATAGGTTTTGAAAAGCTTTTCTTTATACTCGGCGAACTTGTAATCAAGTGGTGCGGCGGTACCATCATCCAGAAATAGAATTTCATCCACAATTCCACGAATGCCGGAAGGGCTCGACAGATATACATCGCTTTGTTTATCCACCACGCCTATCTTTTTACGCAGGTAATCCGGATTAGTCTTTCGGATCCTATTATGCACATCGCGGCCTTTTTGAACTTTGAAGCGGTTTTCCTGGTGCTCGGGAATGTCGAGGACATTTTCGAAATAGGTGAATCTCGGACAGTATAAATATTCGAGCAAGTGTGTTGCCGTTAGATTGAGTTCACTCCGATCCATTAGGATTTACCTTGTTGCAAATTTTTTCTCAATTTAGAACGTATAAACATCATCAATTGTTCTGATCCATCCGGTTTCTTTGTCATAACAGGTCGGCATTTGTTCTTCGTTGACAAACACAAAATTGGTTTCTTCAAATTCTTTCTCGTGAACGTATTTCGCGGGTACGGATATAACATAATCATAAAAATCTTTACGGATAGCCAAAAATTTATTTTTACGCTCTAGTTTATCTTCGATTTGCATTATGGAAAGGTATGTTGCCCAGGTTTTTTGCGCATTGCTATCCAGCTCTATGAATATGTCTTTTCGTTCGTAACCTTCTTCCTCAATTAGTTTGAAGTTGTTGTAGACACTTAAAAATTGTAAATTTTCCATGAATTCAAGAATTTTGTCGGATTCTTGAGGGCTCATGCGCTCCTCGATTTTGGCGTAATATGTACTCATGTTTCTTAGAAAATCGGTTTCGCAAATAGTATCGTTTCCAGTTAGTACCTCTCTCGTCTGAAGCATTGACAGAGGATTTTTCCCATAAATATATGTTTCGAATGGTTTGTTCTTATTGGCATCGTCAAGCACCTGAAAAATTCTTACCTTTCCTTTTTTAGATCCCAGATGGCGATTGCACCGACCACAAACCTGGTTGATTGATTCCAGCGGCCCCATATCACGCCAGACATTGTCTATGTCGATATCGACGCCGGCCTCAATCATCTGGGTTGAAACTATAATTTTTCTTTGCTTGCTCTTTCGAATTCCGTCAATTCGCTTGAGACGCTCGATGGGAACGATATTGGTGGCCAAAAAATAATATTGAGCCTTGATACGGGTTTCACGGAGGCTTTCGAATAATTCCAGGGCTGAATTCACCGTGTTCATGACAAACAAATAGGATTCATCCGTAGATTGAATTGCCTCTTTGCACACCTGCTTGAACTCCTGAAGAGTCAACGGATCTTTTTCAAATGAGATATCCACCCTGTCCAATTGAGAAAAATATTTAGCTTTAGAGGGAACGAGTTCCTGAATTTCAGTTGAGTCGAATATTTTTGGTTGCGTTGCCGTGATCAGGATAAACCATGTATTGAACAGTTTTGAGATACTGAACATGATATGCTTGACCAGTTTCCAGTATTTATATGGCAAGGACTGAATTTCATCGCATAAGACAATGGCGTTGACCATTTTTTCGAACTTGACCATCATTCTATTGCGGTTTGTCAGAATTGAGTGAAAAAGTTGAAACATGGTCGTGACCACAATTTCAGACTCCCAGCTTTCGATCAGAAACTTGGATTCGTCGGTTTCGAACTCATGATCGCCAGCCTTGAAATAAATATCCGCAAGGTGATGATGCTTAAGTAATACGTTTGTTTCAGGATTGGATAAAATACCTTCGAACACTTGGTAATTCTGATCAATAATACTGGTAAACGGTAGTGTATAGATAATCCGCGCACGCTGATTTTTCTCTCTTTCAAGGCGTGCTCTAAGCTGGAGTGCCGTTGAAAGGCAGGTAAAAGTTTTCCCTGTACCAGTAGGAACATTCAAGGATAGAATTTTTCCGGCATCAATATCAATGTTTGAAATTGTATTGTCCGCATCGTTAAAAATATTGCTGCGGATTATATCCATCTCTGTTTTGGGAGGTCCGAATTCGCTTTGGATATACTCTTTTACAATGTCTTTATTGATATCGACTTTGTTGAATGTATAGCGGTCGCTGAAAATCGCCTCTTTTTTATCCGCCTGAATCAATAGCGAAAAGAGGTATTGAAAAATAAAAAAGTAAGATAGTTTTTTTCGGAGTCGTTTTGTCCGTGATTTTTCATTTCGATAAATGTTCTGCTTGAAATAGGCTGATAATTTTCCCGGGAAATCAGCTTTTTGTATTTCTATGCCCCATATCTGCCTCGGGAAAACCATCAGATGATCGAATATATCCGTGTCTATGGATGCAAATTGTTTGTCAATATATTCGTATTCATCGTCTAATTCGTTATTATCGTTGTTGTTCGGCATTCTGACCGCGTTACAAGGATTGCCGTGATGGCGCTTGATGGCCATAAATGTGAAAAACGGCATCAATTCCCATAAGACATTTTCCGTGTTTGCTTTATCAACAAGCCCGCTGATGATAAAATGAGCGATGACTGCCGATATAAAACCATGGCGGGTCTCTTTTTCATTCTTCATGCGGGCTTTTTCGGATTCATCCGTTTCCGCCAGATATTTTTGGAAAAACGGGGTTGCCTTGCCGATATCATGCAAAAAGCCCATCATCCAGACAAGCATCTGCCATTCTTGTTGATCAACGCCGAATTCA
This window harbors:
- the tnpC gene encoding IS66 family transposase, yielding MKSDRPISDADWQATAEPVRQYIVSLEDELRAIKTQNDKLEKNNEKLEKQKRQNSTNSSKPPSSDPPYNKPKREKPKGERKPGGQKGHPGHGQMLLTPNNTQNVMPKCCGCGLHSSDWDNLRPFHTHQHIELPEIEMDITHFVLHQGQCPRCGKIVKAQVPEAFSTGYGPRFCAFIAELSGIKAMSRRNVQQLVHSVFDIKIATGTIQKVIDRASEAIASTYERIGQVARSSECNFIDETSWFEKHNLQWLWVMVNTMVAFFRIDPKRSKQAFLELIADWKGILISDGYGLYCKWVHGRQTCLAHLIRKAKALIESRKLNERRGGKLILAHLNTLIEFSKNKPPPLKWERFYNSLLLILSLFEDDTDDAGRLARQIIREIDALWTFLEHDGVEPTNNRAERSLRFGVLWRKCSLGTQSDKGNRWVERILSVKETCRLRDKATFPFLVECLECYFAGISVDVSWI
- the cas4 gene encoding CRISPR-associated protein Cas4; translated protein: MDRSELNLTATHLLEYLYCPRFTYFENVLDIPEHQENRFKVQKGRDVHNRIRKTNPDYLRKKIGVVDKQSDVYLSSPSGIRGIVDEILFLDDGTAAPLDYKFAEYKEKLFKTYRMQLVFYGRLIQDNFNVPVNRGFIVYTRSRNKLVEVSLADTDFKELDKTIEGLWNVIGRCRYPQPTRYKRRCPDCCYRNICERNI
- the cas3 gene encoding CRISPR-associated helicase Cas3', with product MSFSEICSHPGIPLEQHLLNVASLCENTFRSTKLNFEFGVDQQEWQMLVWMMGFLHDIGKATPFFQKYLAETDESEKARMKNEKETRHGFISAVIAHFIISGLVDKANTENVLWELMPFFTFMAIKRHHGNPCNAVRMPNNNDNNELDDEYEYIDKQFASIDTDIFDHLMVFPRQIWGIEIQKADFPGKLSAYFKQNIYRNEKSRTKRLRKKLSYFFIFQYLFSLLIQADKKEAIFSDRYTFNKVDINKDIVKEYIQSEFGPPKTEMDIIRSNIFNDADNTISNIDIDAGKILSLNVPTGTGKTFTCLSTALQLRARLEREKNQRARIIYTLPFTSIIDQNYQVFEGILSNPETNVLLKHHHLADIYFKAGDHEFETDESKFLIESWESEIVVTTMFQLFHSILTNRNRMMVKFEKMVNAIVLCDEIQSLPYKYWKLVKHIMFSISKLFNTWFILITATQPKIFDSTEIQELVPSKAKYFSQLDRVDISFEKDPLTLQEFKQVCKEAIQSTDESYLFVMNTVNSALELFESLRETRIKAQYYFLATNIVPIERLKRIDGIRKSKQRKIIVSTQMIEAGVDIDIDNVWRDMGPLESINQVCGRCNRHLGSKKGKVRIFQVLDDANKNKPFETYIYGKNPLSMLQTREVLTGNDTICETDFLRNMSTYYAKIEERMSPQESDKILEFMENLQFLSVYNNFKLIEEEGYERKDIFIELDSNAQKTWATYLSIMQIEDKLERKNKFLAIRKDFYDYVISVPAKYVHEKEFEETNFVFVNEEQMPTCYDKETGWIRTIDDVYTF